One genomic window of Streptomyces sp. NBC_01498 includes the following:
- the thrC gene encoding threonine synthase: MAAQTVHHTSQNASPSASRAADGTDTPATDAPAAATVDLGPAAALSCRECGERFALGPIFACESCFGPLEVAYDLPTGDPEDLKRRIAAGPDNIWRYAPLLPVPADVASKPNINPGFTKLVRADNLARELGVTGGLYVKDDSGNPTHSFKDRVVAIAVEAARAFGFTTLSCSSTGNLAGAVGAAAARAGFRSCVFIPHDLEQGKVVMAAIYGGELVGIKGNYDDVNRFCSELIGDPLGEGWGFVNVNLRPYYGEGSKTLAYEICEQLGWKLPDQLVIPVASGSQLTKIDKGLKELIALGLVEEKPYKIFGAQAEGCSPVSVAFKAGHDVVRPQKPDTIAKSLAIGNPADGPYVLDITRRTGGAVEDVDDEQIVDAIKLLARTEGIFAETAGGVTVGVTRKLIESGLLDPALTTVVLNTGDGLKTLDAVAPTTGPTATIPPSLDAFRDAGLAR; encoded by the coding sequence ATGGCTGCGCAGACTGTTCACCACACTTCTCAGAACGCCTCCCCGAGCGCCTCCCGGGCCGCCGACGGCACTGACACCCCCGCCACCGACGCCCCCGCCGCCGCGACCGTCGACCTCGGACCCGCCGCCGCCCTCTCCTGCCGCGAATGCGGGGAACGCTTCGCACTCGGCCCGATCTTCGCCTGCGAGAGCTGTTTCGGCCCGCTCGAAGTGGCCTACGACCTGCCGACGGGCGACCCCGAGGACCTGAAGAGGCGCATCGCCGCCGGTCCCGACAACATCTGGCGCTACGCCCCGCTGCTGCCCGTCCCCGCCGACGTGGCGTCCAAGCCCAACATCAACCCCGGCTTCACCAAGCTCGTCCGGGCCGACAACCTCGCCCGCGAACTCGGCGTGACCGGCGGGCTGTACGTGAAGGACGACTCCGGCAACCCGACGCACTCCTTCAAGGACCGTGTCGTCGCCATCGCCGTCGAGGCCGCCCGCGCCTTCGGCTTCACCACGCTCTCCTGCTCCTCCACCGGCAACCTCGCGGGCGCCGTCGGCGCCGCCGCCGCCCGCGCCGGTTTCCGCTCCTGCGTGTTCATCCCGCACGACCTGGAGCAGGGCAAGGTCGTGATGGCCGCGATCTACGGCGGCGAACTCGTCGGCATCAAGGGCAACTACGACGACGTGAACCGTTTCTGCTCCGAGCTGATCGGGGACCCGCTGGGCGAGGGCTGGGGCTTCGTCAACGTCAACCTGCGCCCGTACTACGGCGAGGGCTCCAAGACCCTCGCGTACGAGATCTGCGAACAGCTCGGTTGGAAGCTGCCCGACCAGCTCGTCATCCCCGTCGCGTCCGGCTCCCAGCTGACGAAGATCGACAAGGGGCTGAAGGAGCTGATCGCGCTCGGCCTGGTCGAGGAGAAGCCGTACAAGATCTTCGGCGCGCAGGCCGAGGGCTGCTCGCCGGTCTCGGTCGCCTTCAAGGCCGGTCACGACGTCGTACGGCCGCAGAAGCCGGACACGATCGCCAAGTCGCTGGCGATCGGCAACCCGGCCGACGGCCCGTACGTCCTGGACATCACCCGCCGCACGGGCGGCGCCGTCGAGGACGTGGACGACGAGCAGATCGTGGACGCGATCAAGCTGCTCGCGCGCACCGAGGGGATCTTCGCCGAGACGGCGGGCGGGGTGACCGTGGGGGTGACGCGCAAGCTCATCGAGAGCGGGCTGCTCGACCCGGCGCTCACGACGGTCGTGCTGAACACGGGTGACGGGCTGAAGACGCTGGACGCCGTGGCGCCCACGACCGGGCCGACCGCGACGATTCCGCCGAGCCTCGACGCGTTCCGTGACGCGGGTCTGGCGCGTTGA
- a CDS encoding ubiquitin-like small modifier protein 1, which produces MSVNVRIPTILRTYTGGKAEVPAEGATLSQVIESLEANHPGIAARVLDDGGKLRRFVNVYVNDDDVRFEQGLETATPDGAGISIIPAVAGG; this is translated from the coding sequence ATGAGTGTGAACGTCCGTATTCCGACCATCCTCCGTACGTACACCGGCGGCAAGGCCGAGGTTCCGGCCGAGGGCGCGACCCTGTCCCAGGTGATCGAGTCCCTGGAGGCGAACCACCCGGGCATCGCCGCCCGCGTCCTGGACGACGGAGGCAAGCTCCGGCGCTTCGTCAACGTGTACGTCAACGACGACGACGTCCGGTTCGAGCAGGGCCTGGAGACCGCCACGCCGGACGGCGCCGGCATCTCGATCATCCCGGCGGTCGCCGGCGGCTGA
- a CDS encoding cold-shock protein, translated as MAQGTVKWFNAEKGYGFIAVDGGADVFVHYSAIQMDGYRTLEEGQRVEFEISQGQKGPQADMVKLAV; from the coding sequence ATGGCTCAGGGCACCGTCAAGTGGTTCAACGCGGAGAAGGGCTACGGCTTCATCGCGGTCGACGGTGGTGCGGATGTATTCGTCCACTACAGCGCGATCCAGATGGACGGCTACCGCACCCTTGAAGAAGGTCAGCGAGTGGAGTTCGAGATCTCGCAGGGCCAGAAGGGTCCGCAGGCGGACATGGTCAAGCTCGCCGTCTGA
- the groL gene encoding chaperonin GroEL (60 kDa chaperone family; promotes refolding of misfolded polypeptides especially under stressful conditions; forms two stacked rings of heptamers to form a barrel-shaped 14mer; ends can be capped by GroES; misfolded proteins enter the barrel where they are refolded when GroES binds), which yields MAKIIAFDEEARRGLERGMNQLADAVKVTLGPKGRNVVLEKKWGAPTITNDGVSIAKEIELEDPYEKIGAELVKEVAKKTDDVAGDGTTTATVLAQALVREGLRNVAAGANPMALKRGIEKAIEAVSGALLEQAKDVETKEQIASTASISAADTQIGELIAEAMDKVGKEGVITVEESQTFGLELELTEGMRFDKGYISAYFATDMERMEASLDDPYILIVNSKIGSVKDVLPLLEKVIQSGKPLLIIAEDVEGEALSTLVVNKIKGTFKSVAVKAPGFGDRRKAMLNDIAILTGGTVISEEVGLKLENAGLDLLGRARKVVITKDETTIVDGAGDSEQVAGRVNQIRAEIENSDSDYDREKLQERLAKLAGGVAVIKAGAATEVELKERKHRIEDAVRNAKAAVEEGIVAGGGVALLQAGSVFEKLELEGDEATGANIVKLALEAPLKQIAVNGGLEGGVIVEKVRNLPIGHGLNAATGEYVDMIAEGIIDPAKVTRSALQNAASIAALFLTTEAVIADKPEKAAAGGAPGGMPGGDMDF from the coding sequence ATGGCCAAGATCATCGCGTTCGACGAGGAGGCACGGCGCGGTCTCGAGCGCGGGATGAACCAGCTCGCCGACGCCGTCAAGGTCACCCTTGGCCCCAAGGGCCGTAACGTCGTCCTCGAGAAGAAGTGGGGCGCCCCCACGATCACCAACGATGGTGTCTCCATCGCCAAGGAGATCGAGCTCGAGGACCCGTACGAGAAGATCGGCGCCGAGCTGGTCAAGGAAGTCGCCAAGAAGACGGACGACGTCGCCGGCGACGGTACGACCACCGCGACCGTGCTGGCCCAGGCGCTGGTCCGCGAGGGCCTGCGCAACGTGGCCGCCGGCGCCAACCCGATGGCCCTCAAGCGCGGCATCGAGAAGGCCATCGAGGCCGTCTCCGGTGCGCTCCTGGAGCAGGCCAAGGACGTGGAGACCAAGGAGCAGATCGCTTCGACGGCCTCCATCTCCGCCGCCGACACCCAGATCGGCGAGCTCATCGCCGAGGCGATGGACAAGGTCGGCAAGGAAGGCGTCATCACCGTCGAGGAGTCGCAGACCTTCGGTCTCGAGCTTGAGCTCACCGAGGGCATGCGCTTCGACAAGGGCTACATCTCGGCGTACTTCGCCACCGACATGGAGCGTATGGAGGCGTCGCTCGACGACCCGTACATCCTGATCGTCAACTCCAAGATCGGCAGCGTCAAGGACGTTCTGCCGCTCCTGGAGAAGGTCATCCAGTCGGGCAAGCCGCTGCTGATCATCGCCGAGGACGTCGAGGGCGAGGCGCTCTCCACCCTCGTCGTCAACAAGATCAAGGGCACCTTCAAGTCCGTCGCCGTCAAGGCCCCGGGCTTCGGTGACCGCCGCAAGGCGATGCTGAACGACATCGCCATCCTCACCGGCGGCACGGTCATCTCCGAGGAGGTCGGCCTCAAGCTGGAGAACGCCGGTCTCGACCTGCTGGGCCGTGCCCGCAAGGTCGTCATCACCAAGGACGAGACCACCATCGTCGACGGTGCCGGTGACAGCGAGCAGGTCGCCGGTCGCGTGAACCAGATCCGTGCCGAGATCGAGAACTCGGACTCGGACTACGATCGCGAGAAGCTCCAGGAGCGCCTGGCGAAGCTGGCCGGCGGCGTGGCCGTCATCAAGGCCGGTGCCGCCACCGAGGTCGAGCTCAAGGAGCGCAAGCACCGCATCGAGGACGCGGTGCGCAACGCCAAGGCCGCCGTCGAGGAGGGCATCGTCGCCGGTGGTGGCGTGGCTCTGCTCCAGGCCGGCTCGGTGTTCGAGAAGCTTGAGCTCGAAGGCGACGAGGCGACGGGTGCGAACATCGTCAAGCTCGCGCTGGAGGCTCCGCTCAAGCAGATCGCCGTCAACGGTGGTCTCGAGGGTGGCGTCATCGTCGAGAAGGTCCGCAACCTGCCGATCGGTCACGGCCTGAACGCCGCGACCGGCGAGTACGTGGACATGATCGCCGAGGGCATCATCGACCCGGCGAAGGTCACGCGCTCCGCGCTTCAGAACGCGGCGTCCATCGCGGCGCTGTTCCTGACCACCGAGGCCGTCATCGCCGACAAGCCGGAGAAGGCCGCCGCGGGCGGCGCGCCGGGCGGCATGCCGGGCGGTGACATGGACTTCTGA
- a CDS encoding erythromycin esterase family protein, with product MAANDRETVSDEVSHDGSGEVTGAVSGETPDKAADAATGGVTSETPDKVTSGVTSETPDKAADAATGGVTSETPDKMADAATGGVTSETPDKVTSAATGGVTSETPDKAADAATGGVTSETPDKMADAATGGVTSETPDKVTSAATGGVTSETPDKAADAATGGVTSETPDKVTSAATGGVTSETPDKVTSAATGGVTDEVTTGKASVKTSVEDSDEVTRWLAAHAVPLTGGLSAGTPADDLRSLKGVLDGVRIVGLGESTHGTSEFFRLKHRLLEYLVTELGFTTLAMEASASAGPAVDAYVRGGVGDAAQVLTGLGFWTWRTEEVLSMFEWMRVYNAGRPESEQVRFAGIDPQRSGDSLAVLEAFLTSVAPERLPDLHARLGVLATAYPGSRPDPEQRLMREAVNLLEAVREYESTPAGAVAVRHARILVRAADLVTRGGQHADPERTVAAARDRYMAEAVGEILTDPAAKVVLWGHNSHVAKGRSSTEAGAPPLGEHLREGHGDAYYALGLLFGEGTFRAHRLWPGPWSGVGGLTGRTAEGNPLGAPPATSLEARLATATPHDHLLDLRPATAEDAPRAVREWAAATHETREFGALVTRWFYRRETTPVRPSHAYDGLAYVTRSTDSHPIPPYRAPES from the coding sequence ATGGCAGCGAATGATCGGGAGACCGTGTCCGACGAGGTGTCCCACGACGGGTCCGGCGAGGTGACCGGGGCGGTGTCCGGCGAGACGCCCGACAAGGCGGCCGACGCGGCAACCGGCGGAGTGACCAGCGAGACGCCCGACAAGGTGACCAGCGGAGTGACCAGCGAGACGCCCGACAAGGCGGCCGACGCGGCAACCGGCGGAGTGACCAGCGAGACGCCCGACAAGATGGCCGACGCGGCAACCGGCGGAGTGACCAGCGAGACGCCCGACAAGGTGACCAGCGCGGCGACCGGCGGAGTGACCAGCGAGACGCCCGACAAGGCGGCCGACGCGGCAACCGGCGGAGTGACCAGCGAGACGCCCGACAAGATGGCCGACGCGGCAACCGGCGGAGTGACCAGCGAGACGCCCGACAAGGTGACCAGCGCGGCGACCGGCGGAGTGACCAGCGAGACGCCCGACAAGGCGGCCGACGCGGCAACCGGCGGAGTGACCAGCGAGACGCCCGACAAGGTGACCAGCGCGGCGACCGGCGGAGTGACCAGCGAGACGCCCGACAAGGTGACCAGCGCGGCGACCGGCGGGGTGACCGATGAGGTGACCACCGGCAAGGCATCCGTCAAGACGTCGGTCGAGGACTCCGACGAGGTGACCCGGTGGCTGGCGGCCCACGCCGTACCCCTGACCGGGGGCCTCTCCGCCGGTACGCCGGCCGACGATCTCCGGTCGCTCAAGGGGGTTCTCGACGGCGTACGGATCGTGGGGCTCGGCGAGTCGACCCACGGCACGAGCGAGTTCTTCCGGCTGAAGCACCGGCTGCTGGAGTACCTGGTGACGGAGCTGGGCTTCACGACGCTGGCCATGGAGGCGAGCGCGTCCGCCGGGCCTGCCGTCGACGCGTACGTGCGGGGCGGGGTCGGCGACGCCGCGCAGGTCCTGACCGGGCTCGGGTTCTGGACCTGGCGCACCGAAGAGGTCCTGAGCATGTTCGAGTGGATGCGCGTGTACAACGCGGGGCGGCCGGAGAGCGAACAGGTCCGGTTCGCGGGCATCGACCCGCAGCGCTCCGGGGACTCGCTGGCCGTACTCGAAGCGTTCCTGACCAGCGTGGCGCCCGAACGGCTGCCCGACCTGCACGCCAGGCTCGGGGTGCTCGCCACCGCCTATCCGGGCTCGCGCCCCGATCCCGAGCAGCGGCTGATGCGTGAGGCGGTGAACCTGCTGGAGGCCGTACGCGAGTACGAGTCCACCCCGGCCGGTGCCGTCGCGGTGCGGCACGCACGGATCCTGGTGCGGGCCGCGGACCTGGTGACGCGCGGCGGACAGCACGCCGACCCGGAGCGCACGGTCGCCGCCGCCCGTGACCGGTACATGGCCGAGGCCGTCGGGGAGATCCTGACGGACCCCGCGGCCAAGGTGGTGCTCTGGGGCCACAACAGCCATGTCGCGAAAGGCCGTTCGTCCACCGAGGCCGGCGCGCCGCCGCTGGGCGAGCATCTGCGCGAGGGGCACGGCGACGCGTACTACGCCCTCGGGCTGCTCTTCGGCGAGGGCACCTTCCGCGCCCACCGCCTCTGGCCCGGCCCGTGGAGCGGCGTCGGCGGCCTCACCGGCCGGACCGCCGAGGGCAACCCCCTGGGCGCGCCCCCGGCGACCTCCCTGGAGGCCCGGCTCGCCACCGCCACCCCCCACGACCACCTGCTGGACCTCCGCCCGGCGACGGCGGAGGACGCGCCCCGCGCGGTTCGGGAGTGGGCCGCCGCGACGCACGAGACCCGTGAGTTCGGTGCCCTGGTGACGCGCTGGTTCTACCGCCGCGAGACCACCCCGGTCCGCCCGTCCCACGCGTACGACGGCCTCGCGTACGTCACCCGCTCGACGGACTCCCACCCGATCCCGCCGTACCGGGCCCCGGAGTCGTAA
- a CDS encoding superoxide dismutase codes for MSLTPPSPSRRSLLGGAAATFALAATAAGAGTAAAHTRPTRPGGPGPGRPGHPSWPTEFPLPDGFRPEGIAIGSGPYAYVGSLADGSIHRADLRTGEGSTVLAGATGGAATGLKLDHDGLLHISGGVSGSIRVLDTRTNRLTATYRPTTTGFVNDVILYGDRAWFTNSYAPVLYTVPRGRGGRRGDLREVPLGGEWEQAPTGISANGIETTPDGRALIVVNGPAGKLFRVDPKTGHATLITLRGASDVLNGDGLVRVGRTLYVVQNRLNLLTAFDLDPRARTATLRRSITDPRFDVPTTAARLGDRLYLVNARFTTTPTPETTYNAIAVPLR; via the coding sequence ATGTCCCTGACACCCCCCAGTCCCTCGCGTCGGTCCCTGCTCGGCGGCGCCGCCGCCACGTTCGCGCTCGCCGCCACGGCGGCCGGCGCGGGCACGGCCGCGGCGCACACCCGCCCGACACGCCCCGGCGGCCCCGGCCCCGGTCGTCCCGGGCACCCGTCCTGGCCGACCGAGTTCCCGCTGCCCGACGGCTTCCGCCCCGAGGGCATCGCCATCGGCAGCGGCCCGTACGCCTACGTGGGCTCCCTCGCCGACGGCTCGATCCACCGCGCCGACCTGCGGACCGGCGAGGGCAGTACCGTCCTCGCGGGCGCGACGGGCGGCGCCGCGACCGGCCTGAAGCTCGACCACGACGGCCTGCTCCACATCTCGGGCGGCGTGAGCGGCTCCATCCGGGTCCTCGACACCCGTACGAACCGGCTCACCGCCACATACCGGCCGACGACCACCGGCTTCGTCAACGACGTGATCCTGTACGGCGACCGGGCCTGGTTCACCAACTCGTACGCCCCTGTCCTCTACACCGTCCCGCGCGGGCGCGGCGGGCGCCGCGGCGATCTCCGGGAAGTCCCGCTCGGCGGCGAATGGGAGCAGGCGCCCACCGGCATCAGCGCCAACGGCATCGAGACGACCCCCGACGGCCGCGCGCTGATCGTCGTCAACGGCCCGGCGGGCAAGCTCTTTCGCGTCGACCCCAAGACCGGGCACGCCACGCTGATCACCCTGCGCGGCGCGTCCGACGTCCTCAACGGCGACGGGCTGGTGCGGGTGGGCCGCACGCTGTACGTGGTCCAGAACCGGCTCAACCTCCTCACCGCCTTCGACCTCGACCCCCGCGCCCGCACGGCGACCCTCCGCCGCTCGATCACGGACCCCCGCTTCGACGTCCCGACGACGGCGGCCCGCCTCGGCGACCGCCTCTACCTCGTCAACGCCCGCTTCACGACGACCCCGACCCCGGAGACGACGTACAACGCCATCGCCGTACCGCTGCGTTGA
- a CDS encoding aspartate/glutamate racemase family protein, whose translation MTRIRVINPNTSQGMTDTIGRHARAAAAPSTVVTATGPAMGPESIESHYDEALAVPGLLAEIAAGEAAGDEGYVIACFGDPGLDAARELAAGPVVGIAEAAMHTAVLLGRSFSVVTTLPRTAGRAWDLARRYGFADACRGVHACDIPVLDLDDPAPVTVRTVTEACAAAVAEDDCDVLVLGCAGMAPLAPALTHATATPVVDGVGAAVKLVESLLSLGLRTSKRGEYATPPPKKYSGLLDGFGL comes from the coding sequence ATGACACGCATCCGGGTGATCAACCCCAACACCAGCCAGGGCATGACGGACACCATCGGCCGGCACGCGAGGGCCGCCGCCGCGCCGTCGACCGTCGTCACCGCCACCGGCCCGGCGATGGGGCCGGAGTCCATCGAGAGCCACTACGACGAGGCGCTGGCAGTCCCCGGACTGCTCGCGGAGATCGCGGCGGGCGAGGCGGCGGGCGACGAGGGATACGTCATCGCCTGCTTCGGCGACCCGGGCCTCGACGCCGCCCGCGAACTGGCGGCCGGTCCGGTGGTCGGGATCGCCGAGGCCGCGATGCACACGGCGGTACTGCTCGGCCGGAGCTTCAGCGTCGTGACCACCCTGCCCCGGACCGCCGGGCGCGCCTGGGACCTGGCACGCCGCTACGGCTTCGCGGACGCCTGCCGGGGTGTGCACGCGTGCGACATCCCCGTACTGGACCTCGACGACCCGGCCCCGGTCACGGTGCGCACCGTGACCGAGGCGTGCGCGGCGGCAGTGGCCGAGGACGACTGCGACGTCCTCGTCCTGGGCTGCGCGGGTATGGCCCCGCTCGCCCCGGCCCTCACCCACGCGACCGCCACCCCGGTGGTCGACGGCGTGGGCGCGGCGGTGAAGCTGGTCGAGTCCCTGCTGTCACTGGGCCTGCGGACGAGCAAACGGGGCGAGTACGCGACGCCACCCCCGAAGAAGTACTCGGGCCTGCTGGACGGCTTCGGCCTCTGA
- a CDS encoding NCS1 family nucleobase:cation symporter-1 — translation MAENTAAPTVPPAPLPPNAPPRYDPSLTNDDLAPVKKQSWTSYNILAFWMSDVHSIGGYVTAGSLFALGLASWQVLFALVVGILIVNVFCNLVAKPSQVTGVPYPVINRAVFGVAGANIPAVIRGLIAIAWYGVQTYLASQSLMIIFLKFWPGSASLNDATFLGLSALGYLCYAILWVAQAAVFWRGMESIRRFIDWAGPAVYVVMIVLAVYLVSEAGWSNISFNLSEGESLGFGASIPVMLSAIALVVSYFSGPMLNFGDFARYGKSFDAVKKGNLLGLPVNFLFFSLLTVVTASATVPVFGELITDPIHTVERIDTAFAILLGGLTFVIATIGINIVANFISPAFDFSNVSPQKISWRAGGMIAAVGSVLLTPWNWYSDPEAIHYTLGLLGALIGPLFGILIAGYYVIGRQHVVVDDLFTRSPGGRYWFRGGYNPNAVWATALSGIPAIASVLVPKLLLDLELSTVDLTEVSDYSWFIGCGLGFLAFVALERRSPQIVVETMDTVDETPDSGPGPEPDEDEDRNTGQVSAR, via the coding sequence ATGGCCGAGAACACCGCAGCGCCGACCGTTCCACCCGCCCCGCTCCCCCCGAACGCGCCGCCCCGCTACGACCCCAGCCTCACCAACGACGACCTCGCCCCCGTCAAGAAGCAGTCCTGGACCTCGTACAACATCCTGGCGTTCTGGATGTCCGACGTGCACAGCATCGGTGGGTACGTCACCGCGGGCAGCCTGTTCGCGCTCGGACTGGCGAGCTGGCAGGTGCTGTTCGCGCTCGTCGTCGGCATCCTCATCGTCAACGTCTTCTGCAATCTCGTCGCGAAGCCGAGCCAGGTCACGGGCGTGCCGTACCCGGTGATCAACCGCGCGGTCTTCGGTGTCGCCGGGGCCAACATCCCCGCCGTCATACGGGGGTTGATCGCGATCGCCTGGTACGGCGTGCAGACGTACCTCGCCTCGCAGTCGCTGATGATCATCTTCCTGAAGTTCTGGCCGGGCTCCGCCTCGCTGAACGACGCGACCTTTCTGGGTCTGAGCGCCCTCGGCTACCTCTGCTACGCCATCCTCTGGGTCGCCCAGGCCGCCGTCTTCTGGCGCGGCATGGAATCCATCCGCCGCTTCATCGACTGGGCCGGGCCGGCCGTCTACGTCGTCATGATCGTGCTGGCGGTGTACCTGGTGAGCGAGGCGGGCTGGTCGAACATCAGCTTCAACCTGTCCGAGGGCGAGAGCCTGGGCTTCGGCGCCTCGATCCCGGTCATGCTCAGCGCGATCGCGCTGGTCGTCTCGTACTTCTCCGGACCGATGCTCAACTTCGGCGACTTCGCGCGCTACGGGAAGTCGTTCGACGCCGTCAAGAAGGGCAACCTGCTCGGTCTGCCGGTCAACTTCCTCTTCTTCTCCCTGCTGACCGTGGTCACGGCCTCCGCCACCGTCCCGGTCTTCGGCGAGCTGATCACCGACCCGATCCACACCGTGGAGCGCATCGACACGGCGTTCGCGATCCTGCTCGGCGGGCTGACCTTCGTCATCGCGACCATCGGCATCAACATCGTCGCCAACTTCATCTCACCGGCCTTCGACTTCTCCAACGTGAGCCCGCAGAAGATCAGTTGGCGAGCCGGAGGCATGATCGCGGCGGTGGGTTCCGTACTGCTCACGCCGTGGAACTGGTACAGCGACCCGGAGGCGATCCACTACACGCTCGGGCTGCTCGGCGCGCTCATCGGGCCGCTGTTCGGCATCCTCATCGCGGGCTACTACGTGATAGGCCGTCAGCACGTCGTCGTGGACGACCTGTTCACGCGTTCGCCGGGCGGACGCTACTGGTTCCGCGGGGGCTACAACCCGAACGCCGTCTGGGCGACCGCCCTCAGCGGGATACCGGCGATCGCGTCCGTCCTCGTCCCCAAGCTGCTGCTCGACCTCGAACTCAGCACGGTGGACCTCACCGAGGTCTCCGACTACAGCTGGTTCATCGGCTGCGGGCTGGGCTTCCTGGCGTTCGTCGCGCTGGAGCGGCGATCGCCGCAGATCGTGGTGGAAACGATGGACACGGTGGACGAGACCCCGGACTCGGGCCCCGGCCCGGAGCCGGACGAGGACGAGGACCGAAATACGGGCCAGGTGTCGGCCCGATGA
- a CDS encoding helix-turn-helix domain-containing protein, translating to MGEPRELGPGSSGTKPGPEFGAELRAEFGAEPGTKPGVEPVAGPDTRVDAVSSERLGLRLRELRLRSGKSLRALARELGISASAVSQIELGTMRPSVSRLIAYVSALGVPLAAVFDTDDAPAVERRLAIRRSGEVDPILLDGGVTFRRLSPAPTPDVEFFESVYPPGSVSNAHGQFLRHDGYEVGTVTRGELTIELGPLTVPDTAPGAGADAVPGVAPSAGADTETVTLAAGDSITYPCHRPHLIGNRSDSVTAVATWLIVHR from the coding sequence GTGGGCGAGCCGCGGGAGTTGGGTCCGGGGTCCTCCGGTACGAAGCCCGGTCCGGAGTTCGGCGCGGAGTTGCGTGCGGAGTTCGGTGCTGAGCCCGGTACGAAGCCTGGTGTGGAGCCGGTTGCGGGGCCGGACACGCGGGTGGACGCGGTCAGTTCCGAACGCCTCGGGCTGCGGCTGCGCGAACTGCGGCTCCGCTCGGGGAAGTCGCTGCGCGCGCTGGCCCGGGAGCTGGGCATCTCGGCGAGCGCGGTGTCGCAGATCGAACTGGGCACCATGCGGCCCTCGGTGAGCCGGCTCATCGCGTACGTCTCGGCGCTCGGCGTACCGCTCGCGGCGGTGTTCGACACGGACGACGCTCCCGCCGTCGAGCGGCGCCTCGCGATCCGCCGCTCGGGGGAGGTCGACCCGATCCTCCTCGACGGTGGAGTCACCTTCCGCAGGCTGTCACCCGCGCCGACGCCGGACGTCGAGTTCTTCGAGTCGGTCTATCCGCCGGGCTCGGTCTCGAACGCGCACGGCCAGTTCCTGCGCCACGACGGGTACGAGGTGGGCACGGTCACGCGGGGCGAACTCACCATCGAACTGGGCCCGTTGACCGTGCCGGACACCGCGCCGGGCGCAGGGGCCGATGCCGTGCCGGGCGTCGCGCCGTCCGCCGGGGCGGACACCGAGACGGTCACCCTCGCCGCCGGTGACTCGATCACGTACCCCTGCCACCGCCCGCACCTCATCGGCAACCGGTCGGACAGCGTGACGGCGGTCGCGACGTGGCTGATCGTCCACCGTTGA
- the murQ gene encoding N-acetylmuramic acid 6-phosphate etherase yields MTSTPSDTSPYGELRAELATLTTEAFRPELAEIDRRSTEEIARVMNGEDQSVPAAVAAQLPRIAAAIDATAERMARGGRLIYAGAGTAGRLGVLDASECPPTFNTDPSRVVGLIAGGPGAMVTSVEGAEDSKELAASDLDGLKVDVNDTVVGISASGRTPYAVGAVEHAGARGALTIGLSCNADSPLAAAAEHGLEIVVGPELLTGSTRLKSGTAQKLVLNMISTITMIRLGKTYGNLMVDVRASNEKLRARSRRIVALATGAPDDEIESALETTGGEVKNAILTILASIDARTAAALLRNAHGHLRVALEAARGAGPAS; encoded by the coding sequence ATGACCTCCACGCCCAGCGACACGTCCCCGTACGGCGAACTGCGCGCCGAACTCGCGACCCTCACCACCGAGGCGTTCCGCCCCGAACTCGCCGAGATCGACCGCCGGTCCACGGAGGAGATCGCACGTGTCATGAACGGCGAGGACCAGTCCGTCCCGGCCGCCGTGGCCGCCCAGCTCCCCCGTATCGCCGCCGCCATCGACGCCACGGCCGAGCGGATGGCACGGGGCGGCCGGCTGATCTACGCGGGCGCGGGCACGGCCGGCCGGCTCGGTGTGCTGGATGCCAGCGAGTGCCCGCCCACCTTCAACACCGACCCGTCGCGGGTCGTCGGCCTCATCGCGGGCGGGCCGGGCGCGATGGTCACGTCCGTGGAGGGCGCGGAGGACTCGAAGGAACTGGCGGCGTCGGACCTGGACGGTCTGAAGGTGGACGTGAACGACACGGTCGTCGGCATCTCGGCGTCCGGCCGCACCCCGTACGCGGTCGGCGCGGTCGAACACGCGGGCGCGCGCGGCGCGTTGACCATCGGTCTGTCCTGCAACGCGGACAGCCCACTGGCAGCCGCCGCCGAGCACGGCCTGGAGATCGTGGTGGGCCCCGAACTGCTCACGGGCTCCACGCGGTTGAAGTCCGGCACGGCGCAGAAGCTGGTCCTCAACATGATCTCGACCATCACGATGATCCGCCTCGGCAAGACCTACGGGAACCTGATGGTCGACGTCCGCGCCTCGAACGAGAAGCTGCGGGCCCGCTCCCGCCGCATCGTCGCACTGGCGACGGGCGCACCGGACGACGAGATCGAGTCGGCGCTGGAGACGACGGGCGGCGAGGTGAAGAACGCGATCCTCACGATCCTCGCCTCGATCGACGCCCGCACGGCGGCGGCCCTTCTGAGGAACGCGCACGGCCACCTGCGCGTGGCACTCGAAGCGGCGCGGGGCGCCGGCCCGGCGTCGTAG